Part of the Synergistetes bacterium HGW-Synergistetes-1 genome, GTGTAATTCCTATGTCGACTCCGAGCAGGAATATGGAAAGCCCTACAACTATAAAAAGAGCTCCGGCGAGGAATCTTATGAAAAGATGCGTTCCAAGGGGAGTTAGGGTAAAGTTCAGAACGGTAACTATAAGAGTGATAGGCAGGACCGCAAGCAGAACTTCTCGGAACTTCTCCCTAAGGACTTCCAAAGCAGCACCCCCCTCTTTTCCAGATAGCTACATCATATGTTTAGTACATTTTAACTTTGTTATAAGTAATAGCATTCTTGATTATAACAAAGAAACCTTTATTTATGATCTTAAGGACTATAACGGCAAAACGGCTTACTTTGACCATCAAAGTTGACTATTCTGTAAATTGTAAAATGACTGTATAATCCATTGAGATCACGTCCATTTTAAGATCAGACTGAGAATAACAATTTTTGCTATCCTTGGTCCTCTTTAACAGGTGATGAGATGAACCAACCGTTCAGTTTCACAGAAAAACATTACAGGGAATTTATTGAAAACACTTCCGAACTGATCCTTTGCATGGACGCAAAGGGCTGTTTTGTCTATGTCAACAGGTCGTGGAAAGAAAAAATAGGCTACAGTGAAGGAGAAGCATATGCCATGACCATATGGGACATAATACATCCGGATCATATGTCCAAGTGCATGGATCATTTCAGAAAGGCCTGTGAGGGAGACCTTACAGACTGCTGTACAAAATCTATCGAAACAGCTTTTGTCTGCAAAGATGAGAAAGTTATCTTCGCAGAAATGAACAGCAGCTGCATGATCGAAAGATGTGGCGAGGAAAAATTCGTTATGTGCTCTTTTAGTGACATCACTTTCCGTAAAAAAGCAGAAGAACAGATTGCTTCCCTGGCCACACTCGTTGAACAGAGCGATGACATGATAGCCTTCAAAAACATGGATCTTCAGGTAGTGGCTGCGAATGTTTCGTACGCAAAACTTGCGGGCTATGATTCAGTAAAAGATGTCATAGGAAAGAACTGTACAGAGATCTTCGGGATCTCTCAGGACAGCGGTCCCGGAAAATTCTACCTTGATCAGGATCGAAAAGCTCAGAAACTTAAACCGGGCGAATATTTGCTTGTTGAAAACATCCTCGACCAGCCCAAATATAAAGACAGAAACATCCTTTCTAAAAAATTTCCGATATTCGACTCTGCCGGCAGGGTGATAGGAACAGGAGACATAATAAGGGAAACTACTGAGTTCAAAAAGACCCAGACAAGACTCTACGAAAGCCAGCAGCATTTCAAGCTTCTCGTTGACCAGATGCTTCACGGGCTTGCCGTCCACGAAATAATATGCGATGAAAACAACGTGCCGGTCGATTACAGGTTTATAAGTGTAAATAAAAAATTTGAAGAACAGACAGGCCTCAGAGAAAAGGATGTTGTCGGCAAGACTGTGCTTGAGGTGCTCCCAAAAACTGAGAGTATATGGATAGAAAGGTACGGAAGGGTGGCTCTGACCGGAGAACCTGTCCAGTTTGACAGTTACTCTGCCCATTTTGACAAGTGGTACGGGGTCTCTTCATATTCGCCAAAATTTGGACAGTTTGTCGTAATAATGGACGACATTACTGAAAGAAAAAAACTTGAAGAGGCCCTTCATCTTGAGAAAGAACAGATAGAAAAGACTCTTCTCTCTGTAGGCGATGGCGTTATTTCGACGGACAAAAACGGACGAATACAACTTATGAATAAGGCTGCTGAAAACCTTACCGGATGGAAGCTGAAAAACGCTTTGGGGATGAAAATAGAGGATATTTACGATATAAGAGATGAGACAACGAAGGAAAAAATAGGTTCTCATTTTGGCAGGGTACTCCAAAAGGGAGACCAGATAAACAACTCCAACCACAAGCTGCTTATCTCAAAGAACGGAGTTGAACTCTATATAGAGGACTCTTCAGCTCCGATAAAGGACAGCAGGGGAAATATCTCTGGAATGATCCTTGTTTTCCGCGACAGCACAGAAAAGATCGAGAGGCTAAAACAAGTAGAATACCTCAGCCTTCACGATCACATGACCAGCCTTTATAACAGAAAATATATGCAGGATTCCATAAAGAGGCTCGACACAAAACGCAACCTTCCGTTCTCTGTTATTTACATGGACGTCAACGGTCTTAAGCTGGTCAACGATTCTTTAGGACACGAGATGGGCGACAGGCTTATCATATCTGTGGCAAATGCGCTTAAAGGCATGCTCAGAAGTGACGACATCGTTGGGAGGATCGGCGGTGACGAGTTCCTTGTGCTGCTTCCAAAAACAGACATCGAAAGTACAGAAAGGGTAGCGGAAAGGATAGAGAGCACCGTTTCAGATACAAAAATCGGTTCTCTTGTCCCGTCTGTCGCATTCGGCTGCGCAGTTAAAACTGAAGATGATCAGAATATTTTAGAAACACTAAAGAGAGCCGAAGCTTCAATGTATAAGGGAAAATTGAAGAGCAGCAAGATAATGAGAAATTCTATGATAAAAAATCTGATCAAGTTATTAGAGGACAAATATGATGTTTCAAAGCACCATTCTAAAAGGGTCATGTACTACTGTGAAAAGATCGCCATCGCTATGGGGTTTACTGAAAAAGAGACAGCGGACCTTAAAACAACCGCATTGCTCCATGACGTCGGAGAGGTAGTTATACCGGCGTCTCTGCTGAACAAACCAGAGAAGCTGTCTGATGAAGAATATGAGCAGATCAAAATACACTCCGAAAAAGGCTATCAGATCCTTAAATCCATAGACGAATACTCGGCTTTGGCGGAATCTGTACTCCAGCACCACGAAAGATGGGACGGCAAGGGCTACCCTGATGGCCTCAGGGAAGGCGACATACTTCTCCATTCAAGGATAATAAACGTGGCGGACGCCTATGAGGCGATGACCTCAGACAGGCCTTATAAAAAAGCAATGACCCAAAAAGAGGCGGTAGATGAGCTTAAAAAGTGCCGGGGGGAACAGTTTGACCCGCAAATAGTGGATATTTTTATTGAAAAGGTCCTGTTGAAAAAAAATCAGTACGCTGACGTCAATCTTTCCTGAGCGAGGGCACAAGGCAGTAGGAAACTTTAATTAAGCAAACATAAGAGCCGACCAGGACATCCAGACAATGTCCAGGCCGGCTCTTGAACGTTCATCAAGCCTTACGGCTTCTATCCGCTGTTATTTTGTTTTCAGCTGGTGAACGACGTCAATGACCGTTCCATCGCGCCATTCGACAATACCTATGATGCGGTCTTCTGTTTCGACAGGGTCGGTAGGACCGGACATCTTGTGCGCCCTTGAGACCAATTCGTCCATTGAAACGATCGGGAGCCCTTTGACTGCTGAGCAGGCATCAAGAAGGTCCTTACGCTTCGGGTTGATGGTAATTCCATATTCTGTGACAATAGCATCAACGACCTCACCGGGCGTGGTTACGCTGTAAACGTTGTCCGTCACACAGGGAATACGTCCGCGAAGCAGCGGCTGGGCAATTATCGTAAGTTTAGCTCCTGCGGCAGTGTCCTGGTGTCCCCCTGTGCCGTGGAGCAGTGCTCCATCAGCCTCAGTGTTGACGTTGGCATTGAAGTTTACGTCAACTTCCGTGGCTCCGAGAATGACTACGTCAAGCATATTGACAGCAGCTCCCGAATTCCATGGGTTGGCGTACCAGTCAGCTGATATTTCGATATGTTTCGGGTTTTCACCGATAGAGCGGACAGCTTCGAGGTCAAAAGACTGAACGTCCATGAGCCTTTCGACCAGACCCTCTTTCAGCAGTTCAACGAAATAGCCTGTTATTCCGCCAAGACCGAAGCTTCCCTTGATACCCTTCTTGATCATGGCTTCTTTCATAAAAGCCGTGACTGCAAGGGGTATTCCGCCTGCACCAGTCTGGAAGGAGATACCCTCTTTAAAGTAGGGGCTTGCTTCGATCAGCTCGGATGCATACTTCGCGATAAGAAGGCGGAGCGGATCCCTGGTGACCTTCGTAGTCCCGGAAACTATGCCTGCGGGATCTCCGATGCTCGGGACCTCTACTACTATGTCAACATTGAGCTGGGAAATCGAGACAGGAGCTGCGGGGTAAGGCTGAAGATTGTCTGTGACCGCAACAACACAGTCCGCATACTGGGCGTCGGTAAAAGCGTATCCAAGGGATCCGCACGCGGACTTTCCCTGAGTTCCGCAGATGTTTCCGTACTTGTCCGCTGTGGGAGCTGCTATGAAGGCAACGTCTATGTGGACATCACCTGACGCAACTGCGCGCGGACGGCCGCCATGGCTCCTCAGTACTACGGGAACATCCATTCCGCCCTCTGATACGAGCTGTCCGATAGGTCCGTTGACTGAGCCCATTATTCTTGTTATGACTCCGCTTTTGATGTGCTCGATCAGTTTTTTGTGTACACCGAAGAGAGCTGTGGGGAAAAGTGTCAGGTTTTTAATGCCCATCTCTGCACAGGCATCTATTACCATGTTGACGACAAAGTCACCGTTGCGGAGGTGGTGGTGGAATGATACAGTCATTCCGCTTTTAAGGCCTGATGCCGCTATCGCTGCCTTTATGTCGCTTACTCGCTTGTCGGTACAGGTGCTGTTAACGCAACGGATCTTTCCGCCTGCCCTGTATCCTTCAGGCTTTAAGGCAAAAGCGCCCTGGAAGAGCTTTGTTTTGCCGTATCCTTCAATAAAGTCAGGTATCTCACGGCCTAGTGCGTTCTTTGCCATCTTACTTCACCTCCAAAAGTCCGGCCTTGACAAGAGTGTATTCCGCTCTCTTGACGACCGGGATATCGACCATTCTT contains:
- the citF gene encoding citrate lyase subunit alpha encodes the protein MAKNALGREIPDFIEGYGKTKLFQGAFALKPEGYRAGGKIRCVNSTCTDKRVSDIKAAIAASGLKSGMTVSFHHHLRNGDFVVNMVIDACAEMGIKNLTLFPTALFGVHKKLIEHIKSGVITRIMGSVNGPIGQLVSEGGMDVPVVLRSHGGRPRAVASGDVHIDVAFIAAPTADKYGNICGTQGKSACGSLGYAFTDAQYADCVVAVTDNLQPYPAAPVSISQLNVDIVVEVPSIGDPAGIVSGTTKVTRDPLRLLIAKYASELIEASPYFKEGISFQTGAGGIPLAVTAFMKEAMIKKGIKGSFGLGGITGYFVELLKEGLVERLMDVQSFDLEAVRSIGENPKHIEISADWYANPWNSGAAVNMLDVVILGATEVDVNFNANVNTEADGALLHGTGGHQDTAAGAKLTIIAQPLLRGRIPCVTDNVYSVTTPGEVVDAIVTEYGITINPKRKDLLDACSAVKGLPIVSMDELVSRAHKMSGPTDPVETEDRIIGIVEWRDGTVIDVVHQLKTK